The following coding sequences are from one Microbacterium sp. SORGH_AS_0969 window:
- a CDS encoding aldehyde dehydrogenase family protein, with protein sequence MRTHDDWIRLASTIEPRTRAWIDGEFVDAADGATFETVNPATGAVLAHVARCGPREVDRAVLAARRAFDAGSWSRAAPRERKRILFAVADAIEGATDELALLDSLDGGKRIADTSTIDAPGSAAILRWYAEAIDKVYGEVAPTAGTDLAIVTREPVGVVGAVVPWNYPLETAIWKIAPALAAGNSVVLKPAEDTPLSALRLAELAAAAGLPSGVLNVVPGFGHEAGQALGMHDDVDVIAFTGSTEVGKKFLEYAGRSNGKAVWLECGGKSANIVFADATDLDAVADFAAAGIFTCSGQVCSATSRLLVERPVVAELSDRIAARARALTVGDPLDPRTGMGPLVSGRHLDRVRGFVDRARATAHLIAGGDVVAGAAGAFLEPTVFADVPTDSELWREEVFGPVLAIVPFDDEAQAVRLANDSPYGLAASVFTDSVHRALRVARALQVGTVSVNTVDALDVTTPFGGRKRSGFGRDLSLHAFDNYTTLKTTWFAGR encoded by the coding sequence ATGCGCACGCACGATGACTGGATCCGTCTGGCCTCGACGATCGAGCCGCGCACGCGAGCATGGATCGACGGCGAGTTCGTCGACGCCGCCGACGGCGCCACCTTCGAAACCGTCAATCCCGCCACGGGCGCGGTGCTGGCGCACGTCGCCCGTTGCGGTCCACGAGAGGTCGATCGAGCCGTCCTCGCCGCCCGACGCGCCTTCGACGCCGGGAGCTGGTCGCGCGCAGCACCGCGGGAACGCAAGCGGATCCTGTTCGCCGTCGCCGACGCGATCGAGGGCGCCACCGACGAACTCGCCCTGCTCGACTCGCTCGACGGCGGGAAGCGCATCGCCGATACGTCGACCATCGACGCACCCGGCAGCGCCGCCATCCTCCGGTGGTACGCCGAGGCCATCGACAAGGTCTACGGCGAGGTCGCGCCGACTGCGGGGACGGATCTCGCGATCGTCACGCGCGAGCCGGTCGGGGTCGTGGGGGCCGTCGTCCCCTGGAACTATCCGCTCGAAACCGCGATCTGGAAGATCGCTCCGGCCTTGGCAGCGGGAAACAGCGTGGTGCTCAAGCCCGCCGAGGACACACCGCTGTCGGCGCTGCGTCTCGCGGAGCTCGCCGCCGCCGCCGGCCTCCCCTCGGGAGTGCTCAACGTCGTTCCGGGCTTCGGCCACGAGGCGGGCCAGGCCCTGGGAATGCACGACGACGTCGACGTGATCGCCTTCACCGGTTCGACCGAGGTCGGCAAGAAGTTCCTGGAATACGCGGGCCGTTCCAACGGCAAGGCCGTGTGGTTGGAGTGCGGCGGCAAGAGCGCGAACATCGTCTTCGCCGACGCAACCGATCTCGACGCCGTGGCCGACTTCGCCGCCGCCGGAATCTTCACATGCAGCGGCCAAGTCTGCTCGGCCACCTCACGCCTCCTCGTCGAGCGGCCGGTGGTTGCAGAGCTCTCCGACCGCATCGCCGCTCGTGCGCGAGCGTTGACCGTCGGGGACCCTCTCGATCCGCGCACCGGAATGGGGCCTCTCGTAAGCGGGCGTCATCTCGACCGCGTCCGCGGATTCGTCGACCGCGCCCGAGCGACGGCGCACCTGATCGCAGGAGGCGACGTCGTCGCGGGGGCAGCCGGTGCCTTCCTGGAACCCACGGTGTTCGCCGACGTGCCCACCGACTCCGAGCTCTGGCGCGAGGAGGTGTTCGGGCCTGTCCTGGCGATCGTGCCGTTCGACGACGAGGCCCAGGCCGTGCGCCTGGCCAATGACAGTCCCTACGGGCTGGCGGCATCCGTGTTCACCGACAGCGTCCATCGTGCCCTGCGCGTCGCACGAGCGCTCCAGGTCGGCACGGTCTCGGTCAACACCGTCGACGCACTCGATGTGACGACGCCTTTCGGCGGGCGTAAACGGTCCGGCTTCGGTCGAGACCTCTCGCTCCACGCCTTCGACAACTACACCACCCTGAAGACGACCTGGTTCGCCGGGCGCTGA
- a CDS encoding primary-amine oxidase, giving the protein MTHPLDRLSAAEIEINRSVLLDTGFDHEATAFMLVNLIEPDKAAVLDGTVCERLVGSVLMDRRDGTVTEVVVDVTAGRIVSRRTVDVVTEGQPPIVLEEFDRIEELLRRHDGWVAAMARREIDDVSLVRISALSAGRFGFADEDGRRIVRCLSFLQLEQDDNAWAHPIDGVVAYVDLVTGEVLKLIDDRVFEVPRTPYNFHRADGLPAPRTTQKPIVITQPEGPSFHVDGDVVEWEKWRFRIGFNQVEGLTLHEIGFTDGERHRSIMYRASIAEMVVPYGDPSPVRFWQNYFDAGEYSLGKSANSLALGCDCLGEIHYFDATIAATDGRAQTIRNAICLHEEDASILWKHTDEYYHSTDTRRNRRLVVSFFITVGNYDYGFSWYLYLDGRIELECKATGVVFASAYPGAQPDGSDYPWASQIAPGIGAPYHQHLFSARLDVTLDGTRNAVDELEAQRVPVSAENPHGNGFTLSTRRLRSEKEGVRDADGKRGRVWHVVNPDVTNIVGKPVGYTLRPEGQPSLLADAGSSIARRAAFTTHDLWVTRYSPRERFPSGELVNQNDGYGAIDRWIERDADIDGHDIVLWHTFGLTHFPRTEDWPIMPVDSTGFSLVPHGFFDQNPTLDVPAPAAASACSTSAPACGCGHTKECC; this is encoded by the coding sequence ATGACGCACCCCCTCGACCGTCTGAGCGCGGCAGAGATCGAGATCAATCGCTCCGTCCTGCTGGACACGGGATTCGACCATGAAGCGACAGCGTTCATGCTCGTGAACCTCATCGAGCCCGACAAGGCGGCCGTTCTCGACGGCACTGTCTGCGAACGTCTCGTGGGCAGTGTGCTGATGGATCGCCGCGACGGTACCGTCACCGAGGTGGTCGTGGATGTCACGGCCGGGCGGATCGTCTCGCGACGGACAGTCGACGTCGTCACGGAGGGACAACCACCCATCGTGCTCGAAGAGTTCGATCGCATCGAGGAGCTGTTGCGTCGTCACGACGGGTGGGTGGCCGCGATGGCGCGGCGCGAGATCGATGACGTCTCGCTCGTGCGCATCTCGGCACTGTCCGCGGGACGTTTCGGTTTCGCCGATGAGGACGGACGCCGTATCGTCCGCTGCCTGTCTTTTCTTCAGCTCGAACAGGACGACAACGCCTGGGCGCACCCCATCGACGGCGTGGTGGCCTACGTCGATCTCGTGACCGGCGAGGTGCTGAAGCTCATCGACGATCGCGTGTTCGAGGTGCCGAGAACTCCGTACAACTTCCATCGCGCCGACGGCCTCCCCGCACCGCGGACGACGCAGAAGCCGATCGTCATCACACAGCCCGAGGGCCCGAGCTTTCACGTCGACGGCGACGTCGTGGAGTGGGAGAAGTGGCGCTTTCGCATCGGCTTCAACCAGGTCGAGGGCCTCACGCTGCACGAGATCGGGTTCACCGACGGCGAGCGCCATCGATCGATCATGTACCGCGCGTCGATCGCGGAGATGGTGGTTCCGTACGGCGATCCGAGTCCGGTGCGCTTCTGGCAGAACTACTTCGACGCGGGCGAGTATTCACTCGGCAAGTCGGCGAACTCGCTGGCGCTGGGATGCGACTGCCTCGGTGAGATCCACTACTTCGACGCGACGATCGCGGCGACAGACGGGCGAGCGCAGACCATCCGCAACGCCATCTGCCTGCACGAGGAGGATGCGTCGATCCTCTGGAAGCACACCGACGAGTACTACCACTCGACCGACACCCGCCGCAATCGCCGGCTGGTCGTTTCCTTCTTCATCACCGTCGGCAACTACGACTACGGCTTCTCCTGGTACCTGTACCTCGACGGGCGCATAGAACTGGAATGCAAGGCCACCGGCGTCGTCTTCGCTTCCGCGTACCCGGGCGCGCAGCCCGACGGAAGCGACTACCCCTGGGCATCGCAGATCGCCCCGGGTATCGGCGCTCCCTACCACCAGCACCTCTTCTCGGCGCGTCTCGACGTGACTCTCGACGGCACGCGCAACGCGGTCGACGAGCTCGAGGCGCAGCGGGTGCCCGTGTCGGCGGAGAACCCGCACGGTAACGGCTTCACGCTCTCCACCCGCAGGCTGCGGAGCGAGAAGGAGGGGGTGAGGGATGCCGACGGCAAGCGCGGTCGCGTCTGGCACGTCGTGAATCCCGACGTGACGAACATCGTCGGTAAGCCGGTCGGGTACACGCTGCGCCCCGAGGGCCAGCCGAGTCTGCTCGCCGATGCGGGGTCGTCCATCGCCCGGCGCGCCGCGTTCACGACACACGATCTCTGGGTGACCCGGTACTCCCCTCGCGAGCGATTCCCCTCCGGGGAACTGGTCAACCAGAACGACGGGTACGGCGCAATCGACCGGTGGATCGAACGGGATGCCGATATCGATGGGCACGACATCGTGCTCTGGCACACTTTCGGGTTGACCCACTTTCCGCGCACGGAGGACTGGCCCATCATGCCGGTGGACAGCACAGGCTTCTCCCTCGTGCCTCACGGATTCTTCGACCAGAACCCCACTCTCGACGTTCCCGCACCTGCCGCGGCATCCGCGTGCTCGACCTCCGCACCAGCCTGCGGCTGCGGTCACACGAAGGAGTGCTGCTGA
- a CDS encoding SRPBCC family protein — MAARNTRLMRCTPDDLFAVLSDGWLYPVWVVGAARMRGVDEEWPKEGSRIHHSLGVWPVMIHDQTELVEWDPPRRLRLRPEAGILGRGVIRIDVRPHADGIAVTIAEEPVTGAASILPSVLWKPLLVARNHECLNRLAFLAEGRREEREARELDHRTETPDPEEGTPSPQAQEDVRRSGV; from the coding sequence ATGGCCGCCCGCAACACCCGCCTCATGCGCTGTACGCCCGACGACCTCTTCGCGGTGCTGTCGGACGGCTGGCTCTATCCCGTGTGGGTCGTCGGCGCGGCACGGATGCGCGGCGTCGACGAGGAGTGGCCGAAGGAGGGCTCGCGCATCCACCACTCGCTCGGCGTGTGGCCCGTCATGATCCACGACCAGACCGAGCTCGTGGAGTGGGATCCTCCCCGACGCCTGCGTCTTCGTCCGGAGGCCGGCATCCTGGGCCGCGGAGTGATCCGTATCGACGTGCGCCCGCACGCAGACGGCATCGCGGTCACGATCGCCGAGGAGCCCGTGACCGGTGCCGCGTCGATTCTGCCGTCGGTGTTGTGGAAGCCGCTGCTCGTGGCACGCAATCACGAGTGCCTCAATCGCCTGGCCTTCCTCGCCGAGGGTCGCCGCGAGGAGCGCGAGGCGCGCGAGCTCGACCACCGCACCGAGACCCCCGATCCGGAGGAGGGCACGCCTTCTCCCCAGGCTCAGGAGGACGTGCGCCGGTCCGGCGTCTGA
- the mnhG gene encoding monovalent cation/H(+) antiporter subunit G — MTLESVLDTIALILVLIGAILCLTATIGLLRWKDVPTRLHAATKPQVLGVLLIVVAVELALRSWEALAFGIPIVLIQFATAPLAAHMVGRAAYRNRTTDEENLYVDELNHSTESPQTTHTESRPES, encoded by the coding sequence ATGACCCTCGAGAGCGTCCTCGACACGATCGCCCTGATCCTCGTGCTGATCGGCGCGATCCTGTGCCTCACCGCGACGATCGGACTGCTGCGCTGGAAAGACGTCCCCACCCGTCTGCACGCGGCGACCAAGCCCCAGGTGCTCGGCGTGCTGCTCATCGTCGTCGCCGTCGAGCTCGCTCTGCGGTCGTGGGAGGCCCTGGCCTTCGGCATCCCGATCGTGCTCATCCAGTTCGCGACGGCGCCGCTCGCGGCGCACATGGTCGGCCGGGCCGCGTACCGCAACCGGACGACCGACGAAGAGAACCTTTACGTCGACGAGCTGAACCACAGCACGGAGTCACCGCAGACGACGCACACCGAGTCGCGGCCCGAGAGCTGA
- a CDS encoding monovalent cation/H+ antiporter complex subunit F gives MTTALVVVILVVFAAAAVLALIRLVIGPSILDRAVAADVLLTEVVCILGADMVINHHTRSLPAMLIIAAVGVFGSIAVARFVARKENPR, from the coding sequence GTGACCACCGCCCTCGTCGTCGTCATCCTGGTCGTTTTCGCCGCCGCGGCCGTGCTGGCGCTCATCCGCCTCGTGATCGGTCCCTCGATCCTCGACCGTGCGGTCGCCGCCGACGTGCTGTTGACCGAGGTGGTCTGCATCCTCGGTGCCGACATGGTGATCAACCACCACACGCGGTCGCTTCCGGCCATGCTCATCATCGCCGCGGTCGGCGTGTTCGGATCGATCGCGGTCGCTCGTTTCGTCGCGCGGAAGGAGAATCCGCGATGA
- a CDS encoding Na+/H+ antiporter subunit E — translation MSPSRRSQVSLFLHQLPFLVWLVALWMMLWGQFTWLAFVTGLVAAIVVTRVFRLPPVELSGRINLWYGLIFVVTFLGAVIRGSLIVAWQVLDVRRQPGAAIIAVPLRVDDDVIMAHTAVTASLIPGSLIVDVDRENRTLYLHTIGVRSDEDAEHQRRVVLGWEARITRAVGSREELQELRAKIAESEADAHRSTESPREGRTPL, via the coding sequence ATGAGCCCTTCGCGTCGTTCCCAGGTGTCGTTGTTCCTGCACCAGCTGCCCTTCCTGGTCTGGCTCGTCGCCCTGTGGATGATGCTGTGGGGGCAGTTCACCTGGCTCGCCTTCGTCACCGGCCTCGTCGCCGCCATCGTCGTCACACGCGTCTTCCGCCTCCCGCCTGTCGAGCTGTCGGGCCGCATCAACCTCTGGTACGGCCTGATCTTCGTCGTCACCTTCCTCGGCGCCGTGATCCGGGGTTCGCTCATCGTCGCGTGGCAGGTGCTCGACGTCCGGCGGCAGCCGGGCGCCGCGATCATCGCGGTGCCCCTGCGCGTCGATGACGACGTGATCATGGCCCACACCGCCGTCACGGCATCCCTCATCCCGGGCTCACTCATCGTCGATGTCGACCGCGAGAACCGGACGCTGTACCTGCACACCATCGGCGTCCGCAGTGACGAGGATGCCGAGCACCAGCGCCGCGTCGTGCTCGGGTGGGAGGCCCGCATCACGCGTGCCGTCGGCTCCCGCGAAGAACTGCAGGAGCTGCGCGCGAAGATCGCCGAGTCCGAGGCCGATGCCCACCGCAGCACGGAGTCGCCGAGAGAGGGGAGGACCCCGCTGTGA
- a CDS encoding Na+/H+ antiporter subunit D — translation MSALVPLLVAIPLIGAAINLVFGRRKKTQIAVSVASLSAVLVLGAIMLVEVDAHGPLAVAIAGWDIPFGIVLYVDVLAALLVVVTSIVLLAVLLFSIGQGAADNDEDTPVSIFYPAYLILGAGIFNAFIAGDLFNLYVGFEILLVASYVLITLGGTESRIRTGVVYIVVSLVSSILFLAAIGMVYGALGTVNMVQISERMALLPQDTQTILHLMLLLAFAIKAAVFPLSFWLPDSYPTAPAPVTAVFAGLLTKVGVYAIIRTETQLFVDNDLNFLLMMVALSTMIVGILGAVAQAELKRILSFTLVSHIGYMIFGLAINTPLAVGATIYYIVHHIIVQTTLFLAVGLIERRAGSTSILKVKGLMRAAPVLAVLYFIPAINLGGLPPFSGFIGKYALFDAAAQVGTPVMMVLIVGGIVTSILTLYALMRAWNLSFWREDDDSTETMERIAYLGNAPAAAISTERRTIPKIMTLATVGMVVVTVALTVFAGPLLDMCLRAGVTITDGVSLVQLQEQGGQG, via the coding sequence GTGAGCGCCCTCGTTCCCCTGCTCGTCGCCATCCCGCTCATCGGCGCTGCGATCAACCTCGTCTTCGGCCGTCGCAAGAAGACGCAGATCGCGGTGTCGGTCGCCTCGCTCTCGGCCGTGCTCGTGCTCGGGGCGATCATGCTGGTCGAGGTCGACGCGCACGGTCCTCTCGCCGTCGCGATTGCGGGGTGGGACATCCCGTTCGGCATCGTGCTCTACGTCGATGTGCTCGCAGCCCTCCTCGTGGTCGTCACGAGCATCGTGCTCCTCGCGGTCCTGCTCTTCTCGATCGGCCAGGGCGCGGCCGACAACGACGAGGACACGCCGGTCTCGATCTTCTATCCCGCGTACCTGATCCTCGGCGCGGGCATCTTCAACGCCTTCATCGCGGGCGACCTGTTCAACCTCTACGTCGGTTTCGAGATCCTCCTCGTCGCCTCGTACGTGCTCATCACGCTCGGCGGCACCGAGTCGCGCATCCGCACGGGCGTCGTCTACATTGTCGTCTCGCTGGTGTCGTCGATCCTCTTCCTCGCCGCGATCGGCATGGTCTACGGCGCGCTGGGCACCGTGAACATGGTGCAGATCAGCGAGCGCATGGCACTCCTGCCGCAGGACACGCAGACGATCCTGCACCTGATGCTGCTTCTCGCCTTCGCGATCAAGGCGGCGGTGTTCCCGCTGTCGTTCTGGCTCCCCGACTCGTACCCGACGGCTCCCGCGCCCGTCACGGCCGTGTTCGCCGGCCTGCTCACCAAGGTCGGTGTCTACGCGATCATCCGTACCGAGACGCAGCTGTTCGTCGACAACGACCTGAACTTCCTTCTGATGATGGTGGCGCTGTCGACGATGATCGTCGGCATCCTGGGCGCGGTCGCGCAGGCCGAGCTCAAGCGCATCCTGTCGTTCACGCTCGTCAGCCACATCGGCTACATGATCTTCGGGCTGGCGATCAACACGCCTCTCGCGGTGGGCGCGACGATCTACTACATCGTCCACCACATCATCGTGCAGACGACTCTGTTCCTCGCCGTCGGCCTCATCGAGCGCCGCGCGGGCAGTACGTCGATCCTCAAGGTGAAGGGACTCATGCGGGCGGCCCCGGTGCTCGCGGTGCTGTACTTCATCCCGGCGATCAATCTCGGCGGCCTCCCGCCGTTCTCGGGCTTCATCGGCAAGTACGCCCTCTTCGATGCCGCCGCGCAGGTGGGCACGCCCGTGATGATGGTGCTGATCGTCGGCGGCATCGTCACCTCGATCCTCACCCTCTACGCCCTCATGCGCGCGTGGAACCTGTCGTTCTGGCGTGAGGACGACGACTCGACCGAGACCATGGAGCGCATCGCGTACCTCGGCAACGCGCCCGCCGCGGCGATCTCGACCGAGCGCCGCACGATCCCGAAGATCATGACCCTCGCGACAGTGGGGATGGTCGTCGTCACGGTTGCGCTCACCGTCTTCGCCGGTCCGCTGCTCGACATGTGCCTGCGCGCGGGTGTGACGATCACCGACGGTGTGAGCCTCGTGCAGCTGCAGGAGCAGGGGGGCCAGGGATGA
- a CDS encoding Na(+)/H(+) antiporter subunit C codes for MSISLVLVIIMAVLFACGVYAMLERSLTRVLIGFLLLGNAANLLLLIVMGVPGKAPFYDSGKTDSAEMSDALPQALTLTAIVITFAISAFLLALIYRSWQLGQADTVIDDADDVALRTRAADEPDDAMDEESRSDDEDVTTDFVGDVASPIRVLHQGDLSQLVDDAPVDRVAVRRTDDDTRDTQDGDRP; via the coding sequence GTGAGCATCTCGCTGGTTCTGGTCATCATCATGGCCGTGCTCTTCGCGTGCGGCGTGTACGCGATGCTGGAGCGCAGTCTCACGCGCGTCCTCATCGGATTCCTCCTGCTCGGCAACGCCGCCAACCTGCTGCTGCTGATCGTGATGGGTGTTCCGGGGAAGGCACCGTTCTACGACAGCGGAAAGACCGATTCCGCGGAGATGTCCGACGCCCTCCCGCAGGCTCTGACGCTCACCGCCATCGTGATCACGTTCGCGATCTCCGCGTTCCTGCTCGCGCTCATCTACCGTTCGTGGCAGCTGGGCCAGGCCGACACCGTGATCGACGATGCCGACGACGTCGCACTCCGCACGCGCGCCGCCGACGAGCCCGACGACGCGATGGACGAAGAATCCCGCTCCGACGACGAGGACGTCACCACCGACTTCGTCGGCGACGTCGCCTCGCCGATCCGCGTCCTGCACCAGGGCGATCTGTCGCAGCTCGTCGACGACGCCCCGGTCGATCGGGTGGCCGTGCGCCGCACCGACGACGACACCCGCGATACCCAGGATGGTGATCGCCCGTGA
- a CDS encoding Na+/H+ antiporter subunit A, translated as MLVLLSAFALVPLILPWLVGRIGARAFYVAALLPAVAFVQAVFAAPAAFSANIPFEEYRWIPAIDVSLSMRMDVLSWLLTLVVTGVGALVMLYCRWYFRGKTTGVGQFSAVLLAFAGAMYGLVLTDDIVVLIMLWEVTSVLSYLLIGYYHGRAASRRAALQALLVTTLGGLVMLIGVVLVVVQSGTSSLSTILADPPTGTVVDIAVLLLLVGALSKSAIFPFHFWLPGAMAAPTPVSAYLHAAAMVKAGIYLIARLSPAFAETPFWRPTLITLGVFTMLLGGFQALRERDLKRILAFGTVSQLGFLTVMLGYGTRDAALAGVALLLSHALFKSCLFLVVGVIDRQLSTRDIGELSGLGRQAPVMATASFIAIASMAGVAPTLGFVAKETALSALLHEAEAGAGWGIVALAGIVVGSALTAAYGIRFLWGAYWTKRDVEKTDWPDPPMGFLAAPVLLAAASLTLGFLAPIVDHWLAPYADGLPEATPGVAAPDYPYHLALWHGLEPALFISLGTLVLGAAVFWAVRKTQLHKRRRVLPFTANDAYNVVLRAIDRSSEWVTARFQRGSLPFYVGTIFVVLVVAEGTALLASKEWRAQLDAWQSPAQLISAPLMIAAGILAVRARKRYTGVALVSVTGLGMVVLFATSGAPDLALTQVLIETVTLVVFALVLRRLPARMGEQNASVAPIARAILGVGVGLTMALVAIVATGARQDLPISLEWPPLAYEIGHGRNVVNVALVDLRGWDTMGELSVLVLAATGVASLVFITDRSDNLARRSGTARARVGLGRRRPLVETGEGVRAQRVGETGAPRAWLVSGAKVQPENRSILLEIIVRVLFHSIMIVSLYLLFAGHNLPGGGFAGGLVAGMGLVMRYIAGGRWELGAAAPTDAGRLLGAGMAIAVLCAVVPLFFGYAPLQSFTFEGELPLIGHWEFVTSTIFDVGVYLVVIGLVLDVLRSLGAEVDRQSQHPEDAEVVTP; from the coding sequence GGTGTCGGAGCCCTGGTGATGCTCTACTGCCGCTGGTACTTCCGCGGCAAAACCACCGGCGTCGGGCAGTTCTCGGCGGTCCTCCTCGCCTTCGCCGGCGCGATGTACGGTCTCGTGCTCACCGACGACATCGTCGTGCTGATCATGCTGTGGGAGGTCACGAGTGTCCTGTCGTACCTGCTGATCGGCTACTACCACGGACGCGCGGCAAGCCGCCGTGCCGCACTGCAAGCCTTGCTCGTGACGACGCTCGGCGGCCTGGTCATGCTGATCGGCGTCGTCCTGGTCGTGGTGCAGTCGGGCACCTCGAGCCTGTCGACGATCCTCGCCGACCCGCCCACCGGCACCGTCGTCGACATCGCCGTGCTGCTGCTGCTCGTCGGGGCGCTGAGCAAGTCCGCGATCTTCCCCTTCCACTTCTGGCTCCCCGGCGCGATGGCGGCACCCACGCCCGTGAGTGCGTACCTCCACGCCGCCGCCATGGTCAAAGCCGGCATCTACCTGATCGCGCGCCTGTCGCCGGCCTTCGCCGAGACGCCGTTCTGGCGTCCCACCCTCATCACGCTCGGCGTCTTCACGATGCTGCTCGGCGGCTTCCAGGCGCTGCGCGAACGGGATCTCAAGCGCATCCTCGCCTTCGGTACGGTGAGCCAGCTCGGCTTCCTGACCGTCATGCTCGGGTACGGAACGAGGGATGCCGCTCTCGCCGGCGTCGCGCTCCTGCTCAGCCACGCGCTGTTCAAGTCGTGCCTCTTCCTCGTCGTCGGCGTCATCGACCGCCAGCTCTCCACCCGTGACATCGGCGAACTGTCCGGCCTCGGACGACAGGCGCCGGTCATGGCGACCGCCTCGTTCATCGCGATCGCGTCGATGGCGGGCGTCGCCCCGACCCTCGGCTTCGTCGCGAAAGAGACCGCGCTCAGCGCGCTGCTGCACGAGGCAGAGGCCGGAGCGGGGTGGGGCATCGTCGCCCTGGCCGGCATCGTCGTGGGATCGGCCCTGACCGCGGCCTATGGCATCCGGTTCCTCTGGGGCGCGTACTGGACCAAGCGCGATGTCGAGAAGACGGACTGGCCCGACCCCCCGATGGGCTTCCTCGCCGCACCCGTCCTGCTGGCCGCGGCGTCGCTGACGCTGGGGTTCCTCGCACCGATCGTCGACCACTGGCTCGCGCCGTACGCCGACGGGCTTCCCGAGGCGACACCGGGCGTCGCCGCCCCCGACTATCCCTACCATCTCGCGCTCTGGCACGGACTCGAGCCCGCCCTGTTCATCTCGCTCGGCACGCTCGTCCTGGGTGCGGCGGTGTTCTGGGCCGTGCGCAAGACCCAGCTCCACAAGCGTCGCCGCGTGCTGCCGTTCACCGCCAATGACGCGTACAACGTCGTGCTGCGTGCGATCGACCGCTCGTCCGAGTGGGTGACCGCACGGTTCCAGCGCGGCTCGCTGCCCTTCTACGTCGGGACGATCTTCGTCGTCCTCGTCGTCGCCGAGGGAACGGCGCTGCTCGCGTCGAAGGAGTGGCGCGCCCAGCTCGACGCGTGGCAGTCGCCCGCGCAGCTCATCTCCGCTCCGCTCATGATCGCCGCCGGCATCCTCGCCGTGCGGGCACGGAAGCGGTACACGGGTGTGGCGCTGGTCTCGGTGACGGGGCTCGGCATGGTCGTGCTCTTCGCGACGAGCGGCGCGCCCGACCTCGCCCTCACCCAGGTGCTCATCGAGACCGTGACGCTCGTCGTGTTCGCTCTCGTCCTCCGCCGCCTGCCGGCGCGGATGGGCGAACAGAACGCCTCGGTCGCCCCGATCGCCCGTGCCATCCTCGGCGTCGGCGTGGGTCTGACCATGGCCCTCGTCGCGATCGTCGCGACCGGAGCGCGGCAAGACCTCCCCATCTCGCTCGAATGGCCCCCGCTGGCGTACGAGATCGGTCACGGACGCAATGTCGTCAACGTCGCCCTCGTCGACCTGCGCGGCTGGGACACGATGGGCGAGCTGTCGGTGCTGGTCCTCGCGGCCACGGGCGTGGCATCCCTCGTCTTCATCACCGACCGCAGCGACAACCTCGCCCGCCGCTCGGGCACCGCGCGCGCCCGCGTCGGCCTCGGTCGCCGCCGCCCGCTCGTCGAGACCGGAGAGGGCGTCCGCGCGCAGCGCGTCGGTGAGACCGGCGCTCCGCGGGCGTGGCTGGTCTCGGGCGCGAAGGTGCAGCCCGAGAACCGGTCGATCCTGCTCGAGATCATCGTCCGGGTGCTCTTCCACTCGATCATGATCGTGTCGCTCTATCTGCTGTTCGCCGGACACAACCTGCCCGGGGGCGGCTTCGCGGGTGGCCTCGTGGCGGGGATGGGTCTGGTCATGCGCTACATCGCGGGCGGGCGCTGGGAACTTGGTGCGGCGGCTCCCACCGACGCCGGCCGACTCCTCGGCGCGGGGATGGCGATCGCGGTGCTGTGCGCCGTCGTGCCCCTCTTCTTCGGCTATGCGCCGCTGCAGAGCTTCACGTTCGAAGGAGAGCTGCCGCTCATCGGGCACTGGGAGTTCGTCACCAGCACGATCTTCGACGTCGGCGTCTACCTCGTCGTGATCGGCCTCGTCCTCGATGTCCTGCGGAGCCTCGGCGCCGAAGTGGACCGTCAGTCGCAGCACCCCGAGGACGCGGAGGTGGTCACCCCGTGA